Proteins found in one Bacteroidales bacterium genomic segment:
- a CDS encoding mannose-1-phosphate guanylyltransferase yields the protein MPKQFLDFLGTGRTLLQTTFERYSSLFPKENIFVATNQQYREIVKEQIEIDDKNILCEPARKNTASCIAYATYHIGNLSPESVLVFAPCDHLILRKEAFCSAVEKAISFAETHDALLTIGIKPTRPETGYGYIQISDHVEDGVNKVKTFTEKPNRELAEIFVESGEFFWNSGIFIWRNSVIKNALQRYIPEITSRFEEVKEYLATPKEAESIESIFPTLQNISIDFALMEKAQNVYVLCAEFGWSDIGTWDSLYDISRKDHRGNADLGNTLIYDSSENIISVKSGKLAVIEGLDNFIIADSDDVLLICKKGDENRLRQIFNDVKSKFRK from the coding sequence ATGCCTAAACAGTTTCTTGACTTTTTAGGAACAGGAAGGACTCTTTTACAAACAACATTTGAGAGATACTCCTCTCTTTTTCCAAAAGAGAACATTTTTGTTGCCACCAACCAACAATACAGAGAGATTGTTAAGGAGCAGATTGAGATAGATGACAAGAATATTTTATGTGAGCCTGCACGAAAGAATACAGCATCGTGTATTGCATACGCAACATATCACATTGGAAACTTATCTCCAGAATCTGTTTTAGTATTTGCTCCCTGCGACCACCTTATTTTACGTAAAGAGGCTTTCTGCTCGGCAGTAGAGAAGGCTATCTCATTTGCCGAAACTCATGATGCATTACTTACCATAGGTATTAAACCCACAAGACCTGAAACAGGGTATGGTTACATACAAATATCTGACCACGTTGAGGATGGCGTAAACAAAGTTAAGACCTTTACCGAGAAACCCAACAGAGAGTTGGCTGAGATTTTTGTTGAGAGTGGAGAGTTTTTCTGGAACTCAGGTATATTTATTTGGCGTAATAGTGTTATCAAGAATGCTCTACAACGTTATATACCAGAAATTACATCTCGCTTTGAAGAGGTTAAAGAGTATCTTGCCACCCCAAAAGAGGCTGAGAGTATAGAGTCTATCTTCCCTACTCTGCAAAATATCTCTATCGATTTTGCTCTTATGGAGAAGGCTCAGAATGTTTATGTTCTTTGTGCTGAGTTTGGATGGAGTGATATTGGTACTTGGGATTCGCTTTACGATATATCAAGAAAAGACCACAGAGGAAATGCAGATCTTGGTAATACTCTGATTTATGACAGTTCCGAAAATATTATATCGGTTAAGTCTGGCAAGTTGGCAGTTATTGAGGGGTTAGATAATTTTATTATTGCCGACTCTGATGACGTTCTTTTAATATGCAAGAAGGGGGACGAAAACAGATTGCGACAAATATTCAATGATGTTAAGAGCAAGTTTAGGAAATAA